The genomic DNA ATAATATGACTATGCTTGCTACCGAAATTTATGGAGCGCCTCTTCTCACCTCCTGGTTTAACCGAGACTTAGGCCTAGCGGGAAGGGTCTTTTTAGCTGGCTCTAACCATGAAATTAAACAAGCGTTAGTCAATATTAATAGCCATCCATTAATCATTCCTCAGCTTGCCATCCACCTTGACCGTGAAGCTAATGAAAGAGGCCCCTATTTTAACAAACAAGAGCATTTTTCAGCCTTGGCCGCTTTAGATGCAGATTCCCAGCAATCATACCTTTTGAAAATATTGGAAGATAACATAAAAGACCCTTTCGAATACATCTTAAGCCATGATTTATTCTTATATCCTTTAGAGAGAGCCAAGCTTATAGGCTCTACAATGCTTAGCGGCTATCGTCTAGATAGCCTGGCTAGCGTGCATGCAGGCATGACAGCCCTTAAAACTAGTCATCCTCAAAAACACATTTTGAACTTAGCTGTCTTTTGGAACAATGAAGAAATAGGCTCGCAAACAGCCCAGGGAGCTGACTCCCCTTTTCTTCTACAGATTTTAGAACGTATAGCCATAGCTTTAAAACTTTCTAGAGAACAATTTTTGAGTCTTTTGCCCCAATCTTTATGTTTATCTGTAGATTTAGCGCATGCCTTGCATCCCAATTATATGGAAAAGCACGATCCGCGCCATGCTCCTTCAATGAATAAAGGCCCTGTAATTAAATACAATGCAAATCAACGGTATGCCAGTGACGCTCAATCTTCAGCTGGTATCGTCCATTTATGCGAAAAGCATGTTATTCCTTATCAATTCTTTTCATGTCGCAATGATATCCCTTGCGGTTCTACCATTGGCCCCCTTCAAGCTTCTCAAACAGGCATTACAACAGTTGATATAGGCTCGCCCCAGCTAAGTATGCACTCTGCTCGTGAGCTTATTGCTACTCAGGATCATCTAGAAATGTGTCGCTTGCTAGCAGCTTTTTTGCAAAGTTAATTTATATGAGTAGAATGAAAAGAATAAGAATAAAAAGGTGTTAGCATAATCATTTTGCTGATACCTTTAATTTTAATGAATAGACCAAAAAATCCATAGTCTTTGCCTTCCTGCAAAATCTTCATCGTGCGCCCTATTGCTCCCGTAGAAAGACTTTAAATGCCCTTAGTTAGATGCTCAAGGGTGATAAAAGAGAGAGGATTCATGTTAAAGCCTCTTTTTAAGCTTTATGCCTACTTTCATTTATTTTTAGGAGTATTCATATATAGAAAAAGCAAAATAGGCAAGCTAGATTTAAAGACAGCTTAGCAGCATACTTAGGCAAGTTAGCAATATAA from Neochlamydia sp. AcF84 includes the following:
- a CDS encoding M18 family aminopeptidase, with protein sequence MSNSLIDDLMLLLDQAPTAWHAVDYIGRSLLAEGFNELEEAQEWELEKGKGYFLKRNGSSICAFITPHESFKKAHLIASHTDSPGFKLKPNPEFRRDNMTMLATEIYGAPLLTSWFNRDLGLAGRVFLAGSNHEIKQALVNINSHPLIIPQLAIHLDREANERGPYFNKQEHFSALAALDADSQQSYLLKILEDNIKDPFEYILSHDLFLYPLERAKLIGSTMLSGYRLDSLASVHAGMTALKTSHPQKHILNLAVFWNNEEIGSQTAQGADSPFLLQILERIAIALKLSREQFLSLLPQSLCLSVDLAHALHPNYMEKHDPRHAPSMNKGPVIKYNANQRYASDAQSSAGIVHLCEKHVIPYQFFSCRNDIPCGSTIGPLQASQTGITTVDIGSPQLSMHSARELIATQDHLEMCRLLAAFLQS